In one Nostoc sp. KVJ3 genomic region, the following are encoded:
- a CDS encoding anthranilate synthase component II, whose product MIIVIDNYDSFTYNLVQYLGELAAEFPVADDIKVFRNDKISIDEIRELKPEAVVISPGPGRPEDAGISLELIKQLGQELPILGVCLGHQSIGQVFGGKIIAAPELMHGKTSQVSHTGVGVFRGLENPLTATRYHSLVIERETCPDVLEITAWVEDNTIMGVRHRNYPHIQGVQFHPESVLTSSGKQLLRNFLEQLQSRA is encoded by the coding sequence TTGATTATAGTTATCGACAATTACGACAGTTTTACATATAATTTAGTGCAGTATCTGGGAGAATTGGCAGCAGAATTCCCAGTAGCAGATGATATTAAAGTTTTTCGTAACGACAAGATATCCATAGATGAGATTCGGGAATTAAAGCCGGAAGCCGTGGTTATTTCTCCTGGGCCTGGTCGCCCAGAAGATGCCGGTATTTCCCTAGAGTTGATTAAACAGCTAGGCCAAGAGTTACCAATTTTAGGTGTCTGTTTGGGACATCAAAGCATTGGTCAAGTATTCGGTGGTAAAATAATTGCTGCTCCAGAGTTGATGCATGGCAAAACCTCTCAGGTGTCTCATACTGGAGTAGGGGTTTTCCGGGGATTAGAAAATCCTCTAACCGCCACCAGGTATCATAGTTTGGTAATCGAACGTGAGACTTGCCCAGATGTGTTAGAAATCACCGCTTGGGTTGAAGATAACACCATTATGGGAGTGCGACACCGGAACTATCCTCACATTCAGGGCGTTCAGTTTCACCCAGAGAGTGTCCTGACATCTTCAGGAAAACAGTTATTGCGAAATTTTCTGGAACAGTTACAGTCGAGAGCATAA
- a CDS encoding MBL fold metallo-hydrolase, translating to MKRRQLMGYAGAGLVTTLLTTLGSEYEADAESSGLSVKWLGHTCFLFTGGGAKILVNPFRSVGCTAGYRPPKVAADLVLISSQLLDEGAVDILPGNAKLIYEPGVYQFKDIKFQGIAIDHDRKGGKQFGSNTAWSWKQSGINILHLGGAAAPISIEQKILMGRPDLAFIPVGGSEKAYNAEEAMQAVKVLNPKLVIPTHYRTQAADAAKCNISPLDNFLTLMQGTKVRRSNGDTISITPKDLPENGEIQILTYKF from the coding sequence ATGAAACGACGACAGTTGATGGGGTATGCTGGGGCGGGGTTGGTAACAACTTTGCTTACTACCTTGGGTTCTGAATATGAAGCTGACGCAGAATCTAGCGGTTTATCAGTTAAGTGGTTGGGTCATACTTGCTTTCTTTTTACTGGTGGCGGTGCAAAAATTCTCGTCAATCCATTTCGGTCGGTCGGCTGTACTGCTGGGTATCGTCCACCAAAAGTTGCAGCAGATTTAGTACTGATTAGCAGCCAACTACTGGATGAAGGTGCTGTAGACATACTACCGGGAAATGCAAAACTCATCTACGAACCAGGAGTTTACCAGTTCAAAGATATTAAGTTCCAAGGAATTGCCATAGACCACGATCGCAAAGGTGGTAAACAGTTTGGCTCAAATACTGCTTGGAGTTGGAAACAAAGCGGAATTAATATCCTCCACTTAGGGGGAGCCGCTGCACCGATTTCCATTGAGCAAAAAATTCTGATGGGACGACCTGATCTTGCATTCATTCCTGTAGGAGGCAGTGAAAAAGCCTACAATGCTGAGGAAGCAATGCAGGCTGTTAAAGTGTTAAATCCCAAACTGGTGATTCCAACCCATTACCGGACACAGGCGGCTGATGCTGCTAAGTGCAATATTTCGCCACTCGATAATTTTCTGACCTTAATGCAAGGCACAAAAGTACGGCGTAGTAACGGAGATACTATCTCCATTACCCCTAAAGATTTGCCGGAGAATGGGGAAATTCAGATTTTAACTTATAAGTTTTGA
- a CDS encoding FG-GAP repeat domain-containing protein, which produces MFGNTNSSPLSLNTSGWASDSFKKSEILTSSFENLSSNLGFGNKSSSQTLQIQSSTQASEPVKTSSNPNPNPYITSAAITPDFNGDGKTDKVWVDSTTGEIIVRLMDGTKVLEQGSLGKFDLTAYDYKIADFNGDGKTDFLLRNKTTGANSIVLMDGTKVASMASLTSVDPAWTPQIGDFNGDRKTDIFWHNATTGENAIWEMDGTNVLSATVLDKTDPALTPTIVDFDGNGKSDIFWRNPTTGADSAWFMDGTQKTELGLQSQDAGWTPTFGDFNGDYKTDILWRNAQTGENKVWTMNGILVTEGKLETLDSSWNSQIGDFNGDGKTDIFWHNSKTGENTAWLMDGTTVATQAFLPTNNAALTPSLGDFNGDGKTDIYWRDQTAGADSIWTIDGTTAVDNPISDADKLGAEWYTF; this is translated from the coding sequence ATGTTTGGAAATACAAATTCCTCACCCTTATCTTTGAATACATCTGGATGGGCATCAGACTCTTTCAAAAAATCAGAAATCTTGACATCTTCTTTTGAGAATTTAAGTTCTAATTTGGGATTTGGGAATAAGAGTTCCTCACAAACATTACAAATTCAATCGTCTACCCAGGCTAGTGAGCCTGTGAAAACGTCATCAAATCCTAATCCTAATCCTTACATAACTAGTGCGGCCATTACTCCTGACTTTAACGGTGATGGCAAAACGGATAAAGTTTGGGTCGATTCTACAACCGGTGAAATTATCGTTCGCTTGATGGATGGCACAAAGGTTCTTGAACAGGGTTCTTTAGGTAAATTCGACCTAACTGCCTATGATTACAAAATTGCTGACTTTAATGGTGATGGCAAAACCGACTTCTTATTACGCAATAAGACAACCGGTGCCAATAGCATTGTACTAATGGATGGCACAAAAGTTGCTAGTATGGCATCTTTAACCAGCGTTGACCCAGCATGGACTCCTCAGATTGGCGATTTTAACGGCGATCGCAAAACCGATATCTTCTGGCATAATGCTACAACCGGTGAGAACGCTATTTGGGAGATGGATGGCACTAACGTTCTGAGTGCAACTGTTTTAGATAAAACAGATCCAGCGCTAACTCCTACCATTGTTGATTTTGATGGCAATGGTAAGAGCGATATTTTCTGGCGCAATCCGACAACCGGTGCTGACAGCGCCTGGTTTATGGATGGTACACAAAAGACTGAATTGGGGCTGCAATCACAGGATGCAGGCTGGACTCCTACCTTTGGTGATTTCAACGGCGACTATAAGACTGACATTCTGTGGAGAAACGCTCAAACAGGTGAGAACAAAGTTTGGACGATGAATGGTATCTTAGTCACAGAGGGTAAGTTGGAGACACTTGACTCATCCTGGAATTCTCAAATTGGTGATTTCAACGGCGATGGCAAGACCGACATCTTCTGGCACAATAGCAAAACCGGCGAAAACACCGCTTGGTTGATGGATGGTACAACAGTTGCTACTCAAGCTTTCCTACCTACTAATAACGCGGCATTGACACCATCTCTTGGCGACTTCAACGGCGATGGTAAGACTGACATCTACTGGCGCGATCAGACAGCAGGTGCAGACAGCATTTGGACTATAGATGGAACGACAGCCGTTGATAACCCCATCAGCGATGCCGATAAGCTTGGTGCAGAGTGGTATACATTCTAA
- a CDS encoding aminopeptidase P N-terminal domain-containing protein, whose product MQAEYRQRREQLMAKIGDGTAIFRSAPMAVMHNDVEYVYRQDSDFFYLTGFNEPQAVAVLAPHHSEHRFVLFVQPKDREKEVWTGYLCGVDAAKEIYGADEAYPISELDEKLPQYLEKANRIYYHLGRDRTFNDQILTHYQSLLRTYPKRGTGPIAIEDTGPVLNSMRLIKSEAELGLMRQAVAIAVEAHNYAQEITAPGRYEYEIQAEMERIFRVRGGLGPAYPSIVASGVNACVLHYIENNRQMQDGELLLIDAGCAYDYYNSDITRTFPVGGKFTPEQKTLYEIVLEAQKQAIAQIKPGNPFKLVHDTAVRVITEGLVELGILKGEIDKLIEEEKYKPYYMHRTSHWLGLDVHDVGVYQHGEDKPQILQPGQILTVEPGLYIVPETKLAEDQPETDPRWIGIGIRIEDDVLVTSDGHEVLTAGVSKTVDELER is encoded by the coding sequence ATGCAAGCAGAATATCGGCAGCGTCGTGAGCAGTTAATGGCAAAAATTGGCGATGGTACAGCTATTTTTCGCAGTGCGCCAATGGCAGTGATGCACAACGATGTCGAGTATGTTTATCGTCAAGACAGTGATTTCTTCTACCTGACTGGTTTTAATGAACCACAGGCAGTTGCAGTGTTAGCGCCACATCATTCAGAACATCGGTTTGTGCTGTTTGTCCAACCGAAGGATCGCGAAAAGGAAGTATGGACTGGTTATCTTTGTGGGGTAGATGCAGCCAAGGAAATTTATGGTGCTGATGAAGCGTACCCAATTAGTGAGTTAGATGAAAAGTTACCCCAGTATTTGGAAAAAGCTAACCGGATTTACTATCACTTAGGACGCGATCGCACTTTCAACGACCAAATCCTTACACATTACCAAAGTTTACTGCGGACTTATCCAAAACGCGGCACTGGCCCGATCGCCATTGAAGATACTGGCCCTGTCCTCAACAGCATGAGATTAATCAAAAGTGAGGCTGAGTTGGGATTGATGCGTCAAGCAGTTGCGATCGCAGTCGAAGCCCACAATTATGCCCAAGAAATCACCGCACCTGGACGTTATGAGTATGAAATACAGGCGGAGATGGAACGCATCTTTCGAGTGCGGGGTGGGTTAGGGCCAGCTTATCCTTCCATTGTCGCTTCTGGGGTAAATGCTTGCGTCTTGCACTATATTGAAAATAATCGGCAAATGCAAGATGGAGAATTATTGCTAATTGATGCCGGTTGTGCCTACGATTATTACAACTCTGATATTACCCGGACATTTCCTGTGGGGGGTAAATTTACACCAGAACAAAAGACGCTGTATGAAATTGTTTTAGAAGCGCAAAAACAAGCGATCGCTCAAATTAAACCAGGTAATCCCTTCAAATTAGTTCACGATACAGCAGTGCGCGTCATCACAGAAGGTTTAGTTGAACTTGGCATCCTCAAAGGTGAAATTGATAAGTTAATTGAAGAAGAGAAATATAAGCCATATTATATGCATCGCACCAGTCATTGGTTAGGTTTGGATGTCCATGATGTGGGAGTTTACCAGCACGGTGAAGACAAACCACAGATTTTACAACCAGGCCAAATTTTGACGGTGGAACCGGGATTATATATTGTCCCAGAGACTAAACTAGCAGAAGACCAGCCAGAGACCGATCCTCGATGGATTGGCATTGGCATTCGCATTGAGGATGATGTGTTAGTTACATCTGATGGACATGAGGTATTAACTGCGGGGGTTTCCAAAACAGTGGATGAACTGGAAAGATAA
- the glsA gene encoding glutaminase A, which produces MTSQVNQRDLEIDSSPLLAVLKELHSQYKLLPEGAVAKYIPELAKANPDLFSICIVTVDGQIYKVGDYDQLFTIQSISKVFAYGLALEDHGLDYVLTRVGVEPTGDAFNAIVLDEQSKRPYNPMVNAGAIATTSLIKGSGPTERLNRMLDMFRRYIGRDVFVDISVFTSERSTGHRNRAMAHLMLNFGMIDRNIEESLDLYFQQCAVMVNCQDLAVMAATLANKGMNPITKEQAVDKRYIKDILSVMYTCGMYNFAGEWAYKIGIPAKSGICGGIIAVVPNKMGIGVFSPLLDVRGNSVRGVKVCEELSQRLGLHLFDCSDQEAKFD; this is translated from the coding sequence ATGACAAGCCAAGTAAATCAAAGAGATTTAGAAATAGATTCATCACCATTATTAGCTGTTCTTAAAGAATTGCATTCCCAGTACAAGTTACTGCCAGAGGGTGCAGTCGCGAAATACATTCCAGAACTGGCAAAGGCAAACCCTGATTTGTTCAGCATCTGTATTGTCACAGTCGATGGTCAGATTTACAAAGTTGGTGACTATGACCAACTCTTTACCATTCAGTCGATTTCCAAAGTCTTTGCTTATGGACTTGCCTTAGAAGATCATGGACTGGATTATGTTTTAACTAGAGTTGGCGTGGAACCGACGGGGGATGCATTTAATGCGATTGTTTTGGATGAGCAATCGAAGCGACCTTATAATCCAATGGTAAATGCTGGAGCGATCGCAACCACGAGCCTAATTAAAGGTTCTGGCCCCACCGAACGCCTCAACCGAATGCTGGATATGTTTCGGCGATATATTGGTCGGGATGTGTTCGTTGACATTTCAGTTTTTACATCAGAACGCAGTACAGGACATCGCAACCGGGCAATGGCGCATCTGATGCTGAACTTTGGCATGATTGACCGGAATATTGAAGAGTCGCTGGATCTTTATTTCCAGCAGTGTGCTGTAATGGTAAACTGCCAAGACTTAGCAGTGATGGCGGCTACCCTTGCTAATAAAGGTATGAACCCCATCACCAAAGAACAGGCGGTAGATAAGCGTTACATCAAAGATATTCTGAGTGTGATGTACACCTGTGGAATGTACAACTTTGCAGGGGAGTGGGCTTATAAAATTGGGATTCCGGCCAAAAGCGGTATTTGTGGTGGGATTATCGCCGTTGTACCCAATAAAATGGGTATTGGAGTTTTTTCGCCACTGCTGGATGTACGTGGTAACAGTGTGAGAGGAGTAAAGGTGTGTGAAGAACTTTCCCAACGGTTAGGTTTACATCTGTTTGATTGTTCAGATCAAGAGGCAAAATTTGATTGA
- a CDS encoding diacylglycerol kinase family protein: MSPKISPSPTPTSLQTLVSNEREFSWKVASNLFVSFKYAWAGISYSFQTQRNFRIHVSVCAMAIALSVFLHLQAVEIAVIGITSGLVLALELLNTAIESLVDLTVKQTYHELAKIAKDCAAGAVLVSALVAVLVAGTLLLPPLVKLIISAL, encoded by the coding sequence ATGTCCCCAAAAATTTCGCCATCACCAACGCCTACCTCGTTACAAACACTGGTGTCTAACGAACGGGAATTCTCCTGGAAAGTAGCCTCTAATTTATTTGTTAGTTTTAAATATGCCTGGGCTGGAATCAGCTATAGTTTTCAAACTCAACGGAATTTTCGCATTCACGTAAGTGTTTGTGCAATGGCGATCGCTTTAAGCGTTTTTCTACATCTGCAAGCTGTGGAAATAGCGGTAATTGGGATAACGAGTGGTTTAGTTTTGGCACTAGAGTTACTAAATACAGCGATCGAATCTCTTGTAGACTTAACCGTTAAGCAGACATACCATGAATTGGCAAAAATTGCTAAAGATTGTGCGGCTGGTGCAGTCCTTGTCTCTGCTTTGGTCGCGGTGCTGGTAGCTGGGACACTATTGCTCCCTCCTTTGGTAAAGTTAATTATATCGGCTTTGTAA
- a CDS encoding DUF3285 domain-containing protein → MSNSPSTEPQPSYVKLAMRNMVRKGATSLKHFGLTAIGLLALLVGLAYLTH, encoded by the coding sequence ATGAGCAACTCACCTTCAACAGAACCTCAACCTAGCTACGTAAAACTCGCCATGCGAAACATGGTGCGGAAGGGTGCAACCTCCCTAAAGCATTTTGGGTTGACTGCCATAGGGCTTTTAGCTCTCCTTGTTGGTCTTGCTTACCTAACTCACTAA
- the ybeY gene encoding rRNA maturation RNase YbeY, which translates to MSVELYVEDSFYDLSPTTSIKIADTDPRIPSETWENWFNQWLEILHPQIPPAPSYEIGLRLTDDSQIQELNAQYRQQNKPTDVLAFAALEVDFPQSKEMVASAPLYLGDIIVSVDTAQRQAKQQEHSLQTELAWLAAHGLLHLLGWDHPDEESLGRMLEQQVRLLNAIGIAIDIE; encoded by the coding sequence CTGAGCGTTGAACTATATGTAGAAGATTCTTTTTACGATTTGTCCCCGACAACATCTATAAAAATTGCGGATACTGATCCCCGAATTCCTTCTGAAACTTGGGAAAACTGGTTTAATCAGTGGTTGGAAATACTTCACCCTCAAATTCCGCCAGCACCAAGTTATGAAATCGGGCTGCGTTTGACAGATGACTCGCAAATTCAAGAACTGAATGCCCAGTATCGTCAACAAAACAAGCCCACAGACGTTTTAGCTTTTGCTGCTTTGGAGGTGGATTTTCCGCAAAGCAAAGAAATGGTGGCTTCTGCACCATTATACTTAGGTGATATTATCGTGTCTGTAGATACAGCACAACGTCAAGCCAAACAGCAGGAGCATAGCTTACAAACTGAGCTAGCCTGGTTAGCTGCTCATGGTTTATTGCACCTGTTGGGCTGGGATCATCCTGATGAAGAAAGTTTGGGGCGAATGTTAGAACAGCAAGTAAGATTGCTGAACGCCATAGGTATTGCTATTGACATAGAATAG